One Streptomyces sp. CG4 genomic window, ACCGTTGCTCAGGCCGATGTGCCGGGAGACGTTCGTGTGCGGGCCGGCGCCCGGCGCGCTGCTGATGAAGCTGTCCGTGAACCTGTTCCTGATCACCCTGGTCACCGGACTGACCGAGGCGTTCCACTTCGCCGAGCGGCAGGGCCTGGACGGGCGGCTGTTCCTGGAGGTGCTGGAGGCGGGCCCCATGGCCAGCGGTGTCTCCCGGATGAAGGCGCCGAAGCTGCGCGAGCGGGACTTCGCGGTGCAGGCGGCCGCGCTGGACGTCCTGAAGAACAACCGGCTCATCGCCGAGGCGGCCCGCAAGGCGCGGCTGGCCTCGCCGCTCCTCGACGTGTGCCACACCTTGTTCGAGGAGACGGTGGCGCAGGGGCACGGCGGCGAGGACATGGTCGCCGTACTGCGCGCGATCGAGGCGCGGACCGCCGGGCAGTAGGACAGTGAGGCAGAGGGGAGCCGAGAGCGCGGGTCAGCGCGGCGGGACGCCGTACGCCCGGTCGACGTGCAGCCGCACCACCAGGCGGCGGTCGCGGACCATCGCCGCCCGGTAGTCGTCCCAGTCCGGGTGTTCGCCGAGGACGTCCCGGTAGAGGCGGATCAGTTCCTCGACGGTGTCGTCGTGCGGGTCCGCGGCGACCGGGGACAGTTCGGCGGTCCCCTCGGCGACGGTGTACGCCCAGCGGTCGGCGCTGGTCACGTGGTACGAGGCGCGGGGGTCGCGGCGCAAGTTGCGGGTCTTGGCGCGGTCGTCGGTGACGGAGATCCGGATGATGCGCTCGTCGGGGTCGTAGGCGTGGCTGACGTTGGACAGCTGGGGGCGGCCGTCCTGCTTGAGGGTGACCAGGACGCCGCCGTGGCCCGCCGAGAGCAGGTCGAGCAGTGCGTCCTGCGTGGTGTCGTGAGTCATACCACCGTCAACTCGCCGGAGTGGGCGCCGCATTCCCCCGTGCCAGGCACGCGATTCCCCCACGCCAGGCATGAGTAGACAGTGTCTACTGACAGCTGGTAGACAGTGTCTATGACTGAGTCCGACATCGGGTTGCGGGAGCGTCTGGTCGACGTGGGCGTGGAGCTGCTGGCCGCCGAGGGGCTGCGGGCGCTGACCCTGCGGGAGATCGCCCGGCGCGCCGGCGTCTCACATGGGGCGCCGCGCCGCTACTTCCCCACCCATCTGGAGCTGCTGTCGGCCATCGCGGGGCGCGGCTTCGCCGACCTGGCCGAGCGAGCACGGACGGCGCTCGCGCAGGCACCGGCCGAGCCCCGGGCGCGGGTGGCGGTGCTGGCGCGGGCGTATCTGGAGTTCGCGCTGGGCGACCCCGGTATGTATGAGCTGATGTTCCGTCATGATCTCTTGGAGAGCGGGCATCTGGGGTTGCGGGAGACGAGTCTTCCCTTGTTCGAGGTGCTCGCGGGGCTGGTCGGCGAGGCGCGGCCCGAGGCCGACGCACGACGGGTGGCGGGCGCGTTGTGGGCGAATCTGCACGGGCTCGCTCAGCTGTGGCGCTGGCGGAGCCTCCAACTCGCCGTTGGAGACGAGAACTTGGGGGCACTGCTCGATGCGGTGCTGGTGGCGCACCTGGGTACGGAGGGCGGCCGGTGAACCGGCGCTGGACACTGGCGAGCAGTGTGGCGGGCGCGGTGGTCGTCGCGCTGGACGGTACGGTCCTCACGGTCGCGCAGCCGCGTCTGCAGAGGGAGTTGGGCGCGTCGCTCGCCGAGGTGCAGTGGACCAGTACGGCGTATCTCGTCGCGGTGGCGAGCCTGCTGGTGTTCGCGGGGCGGCTCGGTGACCGGTACGGGCAGCGGCGGGTGTTCGCGCTCGGCCTGCTCGGGTTCGGGGCGGCGTCGGCGGGGATCGGGATCGCGCCCGGGGTGAGCTGGGTGATCGGACTGCGGGCGCTCCAGGGGGTGTTCGGGGCGCTGTTGCAGCCGGCCACGCTGGGCATGCTGCGGGCCGCGTTCCCGCCGGACCGGCTGGCCACGCCGCTCGCCGTGCGGACCGCCGCGATCGGACTGGCGGCGGCCGCGGGTCCCCTGGTGGGCGGGGCGCTGGTGACGGCGCTGGGCTGGCGGGCGGTGTTCTTCGTCAACGTGCTGCCCGCGCTCGGCTTCGGCCTGCCGGCCTTGCTGCGGCCGCAGCGCACCCCTGCGGGCCCCCGCACCCCACTGGATGTGCCGGGTGCCGTGCTGCTCGCCGTCACCCTGTCCTGTCTCGTACACGCGGTGACCGCGCGGCCGGTCTCCGGGGCCGGGCTCGCCGTCGCCGCGGTCACCGCCGCCGTCCTCGTGCGGCACGAACGGCGCACGACGAGCCCGTTGTTGTCACCCGCGGTCGTCGGCTCGCGCGCGATCGGCGCGGCGCTCGGCGTCCTGGTCGTCGTCTCTGCGGCCCTGTTCGGCGCGCTCTTCGTCGCCACCTACGTCCTGCAACGCCGCCTCGGCCTCAACCCGTTGCACAGCGCGCTGCGCAGCCTGCCGCTGGCGGTGCTGATGGTGGCGTCCGCCGCACTGTGCCCCGTACTGCTGCGCCGCTTCGGGGCACGCGGTACGACGACGACGGCGACGGTGCTGCTCGCGCTCGGTGTCCTCGTGCTCTCCGGGGCCACGTCCGCACCGGCGTTCGGCTGCGCGTTCGCGCTGCTCGGCGCGGGGTTCGGGACGGTGATGGTGGCCGCCACCCAGGTGGTCGTACGGCGGGCGGAGGTGGCCGTGGCCGGAGTGGCGGGCGGACTGCAGCAGACGGCGCTGAACGTCGGCCCGGCCGTCGGGGTGGCCACCGCGAGCGCGCTGATGAGCACCGGAACCGGAACCGCGCTGCTTACGCTGGCGGCCGTAGCGGCACTCGGCGTACCCCTGGCGCGGGCGCTGCCCAGGACCGACACCGCCGCCCCGCCGCCCGGCACCGGCGACGCACACGCACTCCCCGACCCCGAGGACGAGCACACCGCCCCCGGCGCCGGAGGCAAACGCACCGCGTCCGGGGCGGGATGAGAAGCGCACCCCGTCCGGGGCTCGTGGCGAGCCCACCACGTCCGAGACCGGAGGAGAAACACACCACGTCCGAAGCCCACGGCGAGCGAGCCACCCCACCCAGCGCCGGAAGCGTCGTGTCGATCACACGCGCCGCTGATGGGCCGGTCCGTGGGGGTGGTCCTGCGGGACGATGACGGGCGGGTGCTTCCGCGGCGGTCGGTCGGGGAAGCATTGCGGACCAGGCGACCGGAGGAGAGCGATGGCAGAGCTGCGGCAGGAAGTCGACCCGGATGAGGCGGGGCTGGACGGCAAGGCGCTGGACCGCCTGGACCAGCAGGTTGCCGACCACGTCGACCGGGGCCGGCTGCCCGGCTTTCTCGTGGCCGTGTCCCGCGGCGGCCGGGTCGCCCATCTCACCACCTACGGCCGGCGTGATGTCGCGGCCGGGCTGCCGGTCGAGACGGACACGCTGTGGCGGATCTACTCGATGACCAAGCCGGTCACCGCGGTCGCCGTGCTGCAGTTGGCGGAGGAGGGCCGGCTGGCGCTGGACGATCCGCTCGACCGCTACCTGCCGGCATTCGCCAAACCGGTGGTGTACGAGGGTGGTTCGGGTGCGGAGATGCGCACGCACCCGGCCGACGGCCCGATCCTGATCCGGCATCTGCTCACCCACACCGCGGGCCTGACCTTCGGTTACTACCACCGGCACCCGGTCGACGCCCTCTATCGCGCGTCCGGTCTGGAGTACTCGGTCCCGCCGGGCGCGGATCTGGCCGAGACCGTCGAGGTGTACGCGCGGATGCCGTTGCAGTTCGAACCGGGCACACAGTGGAACTACTCGGTCGCCTCGAACCTGCTGGGCCGGCTGATCGAGGTGGCGTCGGGGCAGCCACTGGACGCGTTCTTCACCGAGCGGATCCTGCGGCCGCTCGGCATGTCCGACACCGGCTTCCACATCGAGCCCGAACAGGCGGACCGGCTGGCCGAGTTGTACGGGGAGACGGACGGGGGCGGGATCGCGCCGGTACCGGGGCTGCCGGTGCGCGGTCGGCCGCGGTTCCTGTCCGGCAGTGGCGGCCTGGTCTCCTCGGCGTACGACTTCCACCGGTTCATGGAGATGCTGCGCCGGGGCGGCGAACTGGACGGCGTACGCCTGCTGTCCGCGGACATGGTCGCGCTGATGACCCGCAACCAGCTGCCCGGCGACGCCGTTCTGCGCGTCTTCGGCGCCCCGGTCCATCAGGAGCGCGGCAACGACGGGCTCGGCTTCGGCTTCAACGTGTCGGTGGTGACCGACCCGTCCCGCACCCTGGCCCCCTC contains:
- a CDS encoding PPOX class F420-dependent oxidoreductase; its protein translation is MTHDTTQDALLDLLSAGHGGVLVTLKQDGRPQLSNVSHAYDPDERIIRISVTDDRAKTRNLRRDPRASYHVTSADRWAYTVAEGTAELSPVAADPHDDTVEELIRLYRDVLGEHPDWDDYRAAMVRDRRLVVRLHVDRAYGVPPR
- a CDS encoding TetR/AcrR family transcriptional regulator gives rise to the protein MTESDIGLRERLVDVGVELLAAEGLRALTLREIARRAGVSHGAPRRYFPTHLELLSAIAGRGFADLAERARTALAQAPAEPRARVAVLARAYLEFALGDPGMYELMFRHDLLESGHLGLRETSLPLFEVLAGLVGEARPEADARRVAGALWANLHGLAQLWRWRSLQLAVGDENLGALLDAVLVAHLGTEGGR
- a CDS encoding MFS transporter codes for the protein MNRRWTLASSVAGAVVVALDGTVLTVAQPRLQRELGASLAEVQWTSTAYLVAVASLLVFAGRLGDRYGQRRVFALGLLGFGAASAGIGIAPGVSWVIGLRALQGVFGALLQPATLGMLRAAFPPDRLATPLAVRTAAIGLAAAAGPLVGGALVTALGWRAVFFVNVLPALGFGLPALLRPQRTPAGPRTPLDVPGAVLLAVTLSCLVHAVTARPVSGAGLAVAAVTAAVLVRHERRTTSPLLSPAVVGSRAIGAALGVLVVVSAALFGALFVATYVLQRRLGLNPLHSALRSLPLAVLMVASAALCPVLLRRFGARGTTTTATVLLALGVLVLSGATSAPAFGCAFALLGAGFGTVMVAATQVVVRRAEVAVAGVAGGLQQTALNVGPAVGVATASALMSTGTGTALLTLAAVAALGVPLARALPRTDTAAPPPGTGDAHALPDPEDEHTAPGAGGKRTASGAG
- a CDS encoding serine hydrolase domain-containing protein, which encodes MAELRQEVDPDEAGLDGKALDRLDQQVADHVDRGRLPGFLVAVSRGGRVAHLTTYGRRDVAAGLPVETDTLWRIYSMTKPVTAVAVLQLAEEGRLALDDPLDRYLPAFAKPVVYEGGSGAEMRTHPADGPILIRHLLTHTAGLTFGYYHRHPVDALYRASGLEYSVPPGADLAETVEVYARMPLQFEPGTQWNYSVASNLLGRLIEVASGQPLDAFFTERILRPLGMSDTGFHIEPEQADRLAELYGETDGGGIAPVPGLPVRGRPRFLSGSGGLVSSAYDFHRFMEMLRRGGELDGVRLLSADMVALMTRNQLPGDAVLRVFGAPVHQERGNDGLGFGFNVSVVTDPSRTLAPSSLGTYGWTGAATTAFWVDPAHELTVQFMTQVRPKTLKIFPQLRRLVHEALVD